From Sardina pilchardus chromosome 9, fSarPil1.1, whole genome shotgun sequence, a single genomic window includes:
- the LOC134092821 gene encoding inter-alpha-trypsin inhibitor heavy chain H3-like → MSAVRTVLMLWICVGSWVSTHGALVISRDTKVQDNPDRARHITKRSVSDVEIEVQSMKVDCKVASRFSHTIMTTVAKNNGNSSKEIFFEVDLPKTAFITNFSMEIDGETYVGEVKEKETAKKQYEKAVSSGQTAGLVKASGRKMEKFSVSVNIAAYSNVTFTLTYEELLKRRLGKYEIMIRVKPNQLVQHFEIVADIYEPQGIAFLDAYGTFITNELLPLVEKTVTDNKAHVSFSPTLEQQRKCPDCDGTLIDGDFFIKYDVNRPEGFGDIQIVNGYFVHYFAPADLPRVPKNVMFVIDISGSMSGQKMEQTRKALLTILNELHEDDYFGLVLFDDNIEPWRPSLTKATEGNVTAAKEFVKTIEDRGTTNINDAVLKAVEMLIRDTQQNLLPENSVSMVILLTDGQPTAGETDTVVIQENVQAAIDNNVTLFCLGFGYDLDYGFLDSMAKQNDGLARRIYEASDAAVQLQGFYEEVASPLLSDVHFRYPEDVVNSLTNSRFKQLFNGSEIVVAGQLIENDVDNFLIEVSAHGVDEYVIQGQATAQEWDIMFPDQEYIFGEFTERLWAYLTIEQLLDKKDKGSPEERANATAEALDLSLKYSFVTPLTSMVVTKPENEENPDDVLIADKLTEDQRVGAQPPAGMLYHHQPQHAFLRVASAPRGDYDFEDASFPLVDGDPHFIIELPEKNDALCFNINDEPGTVLNLVRDPELGIVVNGETIGDKKSDSGSKVNTYFGRFGIVHEKLGVRLTVSTKEISVAQDSRMVKLQWSHSASVKGANIDLHITKDRSLTVTLKDSVKFVIILHKVWHKHPYHQDYLGFYTIDSHLLSPRVHGLLGQFYHGVPFEVSDTYPGKDPEKPDASMFIKGNKLTVTRGWQRDFRRDVKNGEKVPCWFVHNNGTGLIDGSPEDYVVSSLI, encoded by the exons ATGTCTGCAGTCAGGACTGTGCTGATGCTCTGGATCTGTGTAGGTTCATGGGTCAGTACTCATGGAGCTCTGGTTATCTCCAGGGACACTAAAGTGCAG GACAATCCTGACAGGGCCAGACATATTACG AAACGCAGTGTCAGTGATGTAGAG ATTGAAGTGCAGAGTATGAAGGTTGACTGCAAGGTGGCATCTCGTTTTTCTCACACGATTATGACCACAGTGGCGAAGAACAACGGCAACTCGTCGAAGGAAATATTCTTTGAAGTGGACCTTCCAAAGACTGCTTTCATCACCAACTTCAGCAT ggagatagatggagagaccTATGTGGGAGaggtgaaggagaaggagacgGCCAAGAAGCAGTATGAAAAGGCCGTGTCATCAGGACAGACCGCTGGACTGGTCAA AGCGTCTGgcagaaagatggagaaatTCTCCGTTTCAGTGAACATTGCGGCCTACAGTAACGTCACCTTCACGCTGACCTATGAGGAGCTGCTGAAGAGGCGGTTGGGCAAATATGAGATCATGATTCGGGTCAAGCCCAACCAGTTAGTTCAGCATTTTGAG ATTGTGGCAGACATCTACGAGCCTCAAGGAATTGCCTTCCTGGATGCTTATGGGACATTTATTACCAATGAGCTACTTCCTCTGGTGGAGAAAACTGTGACTGACAATAAG GCTCATGTGTCCTTCAGTCCAACGCTGGAGCAGCAGAGGAAATGCCCTGACTGTGATGGCACTCTGATCGATGGGGACTTCTTCATAAAGTATGATGTGAACCGCCCAGAAGGTTTTGGCGACATTCAG ATAGTTAATGGCTACTTTGTGCATTATTTTGCACCTGCGGACTTGCCCCGGGTTCCCAAAAATGTCATGTTTGTGATAGACATCAGTGGATCAATGAGCGGACAGAAAATGGAACAG ACAAGAAAGGCTTTGTTGACCATCTTGAATGAGCTGCATGAGGATGACTACTTTGGACTGGTTCTATTTGATGACAACATTGAACCATGGAGGCCATCCCTGACCAAGGCCACGGAGGGCAATGTGACAGCGGCAAAGGAATTTGTCAAAACTATTGAGGACAGAGGCA CTACAAACATCAATGATGCAGTTCTCAAAGCAGTGGAAATGCTGATCAGAGACACACAACAGAACCTGCTCCCGGAGAATAGTGTATCTATGGTCATCCTACTTACAGATGGACAACCCACTGCTG gagagacagacactgTGGTAATTCAGGAGAACGTCCAGGCAGCCATTGACAATAACGTGACCCTGTTCTGCCTGGGCTTTGGTTATGACCTGGACTACGGCTTTTTGGATTCCATGGCCAAACAGAATGACGGATTGGCCCGCAGGATCTATGAGGCATCAGATGCTGCTGTCCAGCTGCAG GGATTTTATGAGGAGGTGGCCAGTCCCCTTCTCTCTGATGTGCACTTCAGATACCCTGAAGATGTGGTCAACTCCCTCACCAACAGTCGCTTTAAGCAGCTTTTCAACGGTTCCGAGATTGTGGTGGCGGGACAACTGATTGAAAATGATGTGGACAACTTCCTCATAGAAGTGTCAGCACATGGG GTGGACGAGTATGTGATCCAGGGACAGGCCACAGCCCAAGAGTGGGACATCATGTTCCCAGACCAGGAGTACATATTTGGGGAGTTTACAGAGCGCCTGTGGGCCTACCTCACCATCGAGCAGCTCCTGGACAAGAA AGATAAAGGTTCACCAGAGGAAAGGGCCAATGCTACAGCGGAGGCTCTGGACCTTTCCCTCAAGTACAGCTTTGTCACTCCCCTCACATCCATGGTGGTCACAAAGCCAGAGAACGAGGAAAATCCAGATGACGTACTCATCGCAGACAAACTCACAGAGG ACCAGAGAGTTGGCGCTCAGCCTCCAG CAGGCATGTTATATCATCATCAACCCCAACATGCCTTCCTCAGAGTGGCCTCTGCACCCCGAGGAGATTATGATTTCG AAGATGCCTCATTTCCTCTTGTGGATGGAGACCCTCATTTCATCATTGAGTTGCCAGAGAAGAATGATGCCCTGTGTTTTAATATCAACGACGAACCAGGCACTGTTCTAAACCTGGTGAGAGATCCTGAGCTTG GTATTGTGGTGAATGGCGAAACCATCGGGGACAAGAAGAGCGACTCTGGGAGCAAAGTGAACACATACTTTGGACGCTTTGGTATAGTTCATGAGAAGTTAGGCGTCAGGCTGACGGTGAGCACAAAGGAGATATCTGTTGCCCAGGACAGCAGAATGGTCAAACTTCAGTGGTCCCACTCAGCTTCTGTTAAAGGTGCCAA CATAGACCTGCATATCACAAAAGATCGCAGTCTGACAGTGACCCTGAAAGACTCTGTGAAGTTTGTCATCATTCTGCACAAGGTGTGGCATAAGCACCCGTACCACCAGGACTACTTGGGCTTCTACACCATAGACAGCCACCTGCTCTCCCCCAGGGTCCACGGACTGCTGG GCCAGTTTTATCATGGTGTGCCGTTTGAGGTTAGTGACACATACCCAGGAAAGGACCCAGAAAAACCTGATGCTTCAATGTTCATCAAGGGGAACAAACTAACTGTGACCAG GGGTTGGCAGAGAGACTTCCGTAGAGATGtgaaaaatggagagaaagtgcCCTGCTGGTTTGTACACAACAATGGAACTGGACTCATCGATGGGAGCCCTGAAGACTATGTGGTGTCCAGCCTTATCTAA